One window of the Candidatus Izemoplasmatales bacterium genome contains the following:
- a CDS encoding V-type ATPase subunit, whose translation MNFAGNAIIAKAKAVYGRSLSADDYEALLKKKSVPEIASYLRVHPHFTDTLKDIPADSIHRGRLEALIKKNEFDHVLRLIKFVDVKDCGFYQLNIVKREIAILLEIIRAMISESMETEVSDVPSFMKKHSSFDIYRASQSKTFEELLQVVARTPYHAVLKPYAPTEDKDLDYVMVEHALELHYYDRTFAEIAKNYRGTLRKDLETIYLTKIELENITKIYRLKKFYKATPGTIKSTLIHKYSRISERKFDEIIALPDPNLILQYLDKSEYQRFLDEKEYVYVEYYAERIKYNLAKRFMYFSAAVPKVFAAFELLNEIETANLVNIIEGIRYQLSEAEIKRMLIY comes from the coding sequence ATGAACTTCGCCGGTAACGCCATCATCGCGAAAGCCAAGGCCGTCTACGGACGTTCGCTGTCCGCCGACGACTATGAAGCGCTCCTCAAGAAAAAGTCCGTTCCCGAAATCGCGTCGTATCTTCGCGTCCACCCGCATTTCACCGACACGCTGAAGGACATCCCGGCCGATTCGATCCACCGCGGCCGACTCGAAGCGCTGATCAAGAAGAACGAGTTCGACCACGTCCTGCGGCTCATCAAGTTCGTCGACGTCAAGGACTGCGGTTTCTACCAGCTGAACATCGTCAAGCGCGAGATCGCGATCCTTCTCGAAATCATACGCGCGATGATTTCCGAGTCGATGGAGACCGAGGTATCGGACGTCCCGTCCTTCATGAAGAAACATTCCTCGTTCGACATCTACCGCGCATCCCAGTCCAAGACCTTCGAGGAGCTCCTCCAGGTCGTCGCCAGGACGCCCTACCATGCGGTCCTGAAACCGTATGCGCCGACCGAAGACAAGGATCTCGACTACGTGATGGTGGAGCACGCGCTCGAACTCCACTACTACGACCGCACCTTCGCCGAGATCGCGAAGAACTACCGCGGCACGCTCCGGAAGGATCTCGAGACGATCTACCTCACGAAGATCGAACTCGAGAACATCACGAAGATCTATCGCCTCAAGAAATTCTACAAGGCCACCCCGGGGACGATCAAGTCGACCCTGATCCACAAATACTCGCGCATCAGCGAGCGGAAGTTCGACGAGATCATCGCCCTGCCGGACCCGAACCTGATACTCCAGTACCTCGACAAATCCGAATACCAGCGTTTTCTCGACGAGAAGGAATACGTCTACGTCGAATACTATGCCGAACGGATCAAGTACAACCTCGCCAAGCGGTTCATGTACTTCTCCGCCGCCGTCCCAAAGGTCTTCGCCGCATTCGAGCTTCTGAACGAGATCGAAACGGCCAACCTCGTCAACATCATCGAAGGCATCCGATACCAGCTCAGCGAAGCCGAGATCAAGCGGATGCTCATCTACTGA
- a CDS encoding DUF2188 domain-containing protein: MSSTSSVHVIPRTQGWAVTLKGADRALKIHATKDAAVRHALEYATRHSVNLFIHMKSGAIVASFAIDTLKLASALVQCIDMLHQDGENTKKAVRETLQNILGID, from the coding sequence ATGAGCTCCACATCCTCCGTCCATGTGATCCCACGCACCCAGGGATGGGCGGTGACGCTCAAGGGAGCTGATCGCGCCCTCAAGATCCACGCCACCAAGGATGCGGCGGTCCGTCACGCGCTCGAGTACGCAACCAGGCACTCGGTCAACCTGTTCATCCATATGAAGTCCGGAGCGATCGTTGCGTCGTTCGCGATCGACACGCTCAAGCTCGCATCGGCGTTGGTTCAATGCATCGACATGCTTCACCAGGACGGCGAGAACACCAAAAAGGCCGTCCGGGAGACACTACAGAACATTCTCGGAATCGACTGA
- a CDS encoding serine protease, whose amino-acid sequence MTSRKKSNHRFMRTMIVVLAITGAFALGASVAGEDSPALITTTTATTETTNLEAIMHATIDKITKANVYIRIRTLEDEIRAGSAAVIYQDDDSYYAITNFHVVTDVGSAIEATVMTSDGVVSSFEILDSSIGEELALIAFPKADRSAIEPLRIGTESFFDVDDTVIAIGNPLGAIGSITVGKITDFVLIRQLELEYDTIAHDAAIAAGSSGGALVDLHGNLLGINTWSLDGVMYAIRFESIQSFIAHHELQ is encoded by the coding sequence ATGACATCCAGGAAGAAGAGTAACCACCGTTTCATGCGCACCATGATCGTCGTCCTGGCGATCACCGGAGCGTTCGCGCTGGGCGCCAGCGTCGCCGGCGAGGATTCCCCGGCTTTGATCACGACCACGACCGCAACGACCGAGACGACGAACCTGGAGGCCATCATGCACGCAACCATCGACAAGATCACCAAGGCGAACGTCTACATCCGGATCCGCACCCTGGAGGACGAGATCCGCGCCGGATCGGCGGCGGTCATCTACCAGGATGATGACAGTTACTACGCGATCACGAACTTCCACGTCGTTACCGACGTCGGATCCGCGATCGAGGCGACGGTCATGACGTCGGACGGCGTCGTCTCCAGCTTCGAGATCCTCGATTCGTCGATCGGCGAAGAACTCGCGCTGATCGCGTTCCCCAAGGCCGACAGATCCGCGATCGAACCGCTCCGGATCGGCACCGAATCCTTCTTCGACGTTGACGACACCGTGATCGCAATCGGGAACCCCCTCGGGGCGATCGGATCGATCACCGTGGGCAAGATCACCGACTTCGTCCTGATCCGGCAACTCGAGCTGGAGTATGATACGATCGCCCATGATGCGGCGATCGCGGCCGGCTCCTCGGGCGGCGCCCTGGTGGATCTCCATGGAAATCTCCTGGGGATCAACACCTGGAGCCTCGACGGCGTGATGTACGCGATCCGCTTCGAGTCGATCCAAAGCTTCATCGCGCATCATGAACTACAGTAA
- a CDS encoding tyrosine-type recombinase/integrase, which produces MNVIQCIENYQSASAITKAPDTVRFQRYTALSLIKYFSESGIVDTDQIDDATIDSFVAYSRKTCRNITVNKRIMLLKLIYRHAGISFPYLEGFMKLRQDVIHYDMISDDDTKRILKYVKRLDDDNPMELTVKVIILLLLDSLVRQSELRNIEIRNIDIKSGRIRLTSTKTKRQRFAYFTDLTREPMQKLMRLAPKRKYLLFNYRTYSDFTYGHLRSVFERIKRDLQIQRLHPHMMRHTGATVMLEMGADLITVQHTLGHENISTTEMYIHMTTKKTQAGHDKYGILNNIDID; this is translated from the coding sequence ATGAATGTAATCCAATGTATCGAGAATTACCAATCAGCATCCGCAATCACGAAGGCACCTGACACCGTCCGGTTCCAACGCTATACGGCACTGTCCCTGATTAAGTACTTTTCCGAATCCGGCATCGTCGACACCGATCAGATCGACGATGCGACGATCGACAGCTTCGTCGCATACTCCAGGAAGACCTGTCGAAACATTACTGTGAACAAGCGCATCATGCTCCTAAAGTTGATCTACAGACACGCCGGCATATCCTTCCCCTACCTGGAAGGGTTTATGAAGCTTCGCCAGGATGTCATCCACTACGACATGATCAGCGATGACGACACCAAGCGGATACTGAAGTATGTAAAACGCCTGGACGATGATAACCCGATGGAACTGACTGTCAAGGTCATCATCCTGCTTCTGCTCGACTCATTGGTGAGGCAGTCAGAACTGCGCAACATCGAGATCCGGAACATCGACATCAAATCCGGACGGATCAGACTAACGTCGACGAAAACGAAGCGGCAGCGGTTCGCATACTTTACAGATCTGACTCGAGAGCCGATGCAAAAGCTTATGCGCCTCGCTCCGAAGCGAAAGTATCTGCTATTCAACTACCGAACCTATAGCGATTTCACCTATGGCCATCTGAGATCCGTTTTCGAGCGAATCAAGAGGGATCTGCAGATCCAACGGCTGCATCCGCACATGATGCGTCATACTGGTGCGACAGTTATGCTCGAGATGGGGGCGGATCTGATTACGGTCCAGCACACCCTTGGCCATGAAAACATCTCGACAACCGAGATGTACATCCACATGACGACGAAAAAGACTCAAGCTGGGCACGACAAATATGGAATACTGAACAACATCGATATAGATTAA
- a CDS encoding helix-turn-helix transcriptional regulator, whose protein sequence is MNLCQHGARSGAHHVLMLMAIGITVIYNDKSRNGKKQQHFAFFALRKGDAMATAKKTPETRIKEVREERHLSQHQLARLVGIDASQISRYEQGRAMSDAVIKKIIKALDLKAEYFLKLYEDDEE, encoded by the coding sequence ATGAACCTCTGTCAACATGGCGCACGATCGGGAGCGCACCATGTCTTGATGTTGATGGCGATTGGCATCACCGTCATCTACAATGATAAATCACGTAATGGCAAAAAGCAACAACATTTTGCATTTTTTGCTTTACGGAAAGGAGATGCCATGGCGACTGCGAAAAAAACACCCGAGACCAGAATCAAGGAAGTGCGAGAAGAACGTCATCTTAGTCAGCATCAGCTCGCGAGACTTGTCGGTATCGATGCATCACAAATATCTCGATACGAACAGGGTCGTGCTATGAGTGATGCCGTGATCAAGAAGATCATCAAAGCGCTTGATCTCAAAGCAGAGTACTTCCTGAAACTGTACGAAGACGATGAAGAGTAA
- a CDS encoding DegV family protein — translation MQKIGLLLDSTAITRPDIATRPFVKVASLGITVDGIDSRETDVSEETMLGHLRTAKKMTTSQPAPGDFLRVYEEFHREGFTHVLVVTLSDKISGTAQSALLAKGMLDVPLEVEVQPTRVASFGVALGAMPLIADIEAGKPFAEVVDRCRSVFADARVMFTLADLMNLFRGGRLNRVSALIGTILRIKPVIEMIEGKLQLTRRERTNHACYEYFLDAVRAYRKIHERVAVDVIQLNRAEWAQKLTDSIHAEMPDVDIHVTNTLSPVFFIHLGDQGFGIAMVGE, via the coding sequence ATGCAGAAGATCGGCCTGCTGCTCGACAGCACCGCAATCACCCGTCCCGACATCGCGACCCGCCCGTTCGTCAAGGTCGCATCGCTCGGCATCACGGTCGACGGCATCGACTCCAGGGAGACGGACGTCTCCGAGGAAACGATGCTCGGCCATCTCCGCACCGCGAAGAAGATGACCACCTCGCAGCCTGCTCCCGGCGACTTCCTGCGCGTCTACGAGGAGTTCCATCGCGAAGGGTTCACGCACGTCCTCGTCGTCACGCTGTCCGACAAGATCTCGGGGACGGCGCAGTCCGCGCTCCTCGCGAAGGGGATGCTGGACGTCCCGCTCGAGGTCGAGGTCCAGCCCACCCGCGTCGCCTCGTTCGGCGTCGCGCTCGGGGCGATGCCGCTGATCGCCGACATCGAGGCGGGCAAGCCCTTCGCCGAGGTCGTCGACCGATGCCGCTCGGTCTTCGCCGACGCCCGCGTCATGTTCACCCTGGCCGACCTGATGAACCTCTTCCGCGGCGGCAGGCTGAACCGCGTGAGCGCGCTCATCGGCACGATCCTTCGGATCAAGCCGGTGATCGAGATGATCGAAGGAAAGCTTCAGCTGACACGACGCGAACGGACCAACCACGCCTGCTACGAGTATTTCCTCGACGCCGTGCGCGCATACCGGAAGATTCACGAACGCGTCGCCGTCGACGTGATCCAGCTGAACCGTGCGGAGTGGGCGCAGAAGCTAACGGACTCGATCCATGCGGAAATGCCGGATGTGGACATCCATGTCACGAACACGCTCTCTCCCGTCTTCTTCATCCATCTGGGCGACCAGGGGTTCGGGATCGCGATGGTCGGCGAGTAA
- a CDS encoding elongation factor G has product MKEYLASSIKNVIILGHLGSGKTSLAESLIYTAGGVEKKGEVEKKNTVSDYTPEEQARLTSLSTAVVPVEFKNTKINFLDCPGADEFIGDIGHAMRVANGAVLVLDATKGVEVGAEKMWMEIRKHNLPAIIYVNKMDKENVKFDEVLSLIKSKLGKQAVPFCLPIGKQNDFNGFADIVELKARIYDGAACIDGDIYPDKLDKVKALRQELVETVAGADEALLEKYFNGEELTIDEIKHGLRLAVSSGEAVPVMVGSATKNIGPLTLLHMIREYFPAVSENAPSEGVKPGTEETVSRAMSDDEPFSAYVFKTLVDPFVGVINIIQIKSGMLRKDQEVVVSPTGELEKAGPVFALVGKTQIPLEVVHAGDICAVTKMSKVTTDATISDRKAPIGYPRTVTPNPTMYVAIKPKNKADEDKLSNALAKIVLEDGTFEIRRNKETAQLLIGGQGIIHIGYIIDKMRNAYKVDVETEDQQVVYRETIKQTATAEGRYVKQSGGSGYYGVVVMRFEPLPDKDYEFAEEVFGGVVPRNFFPAVDKGLQETLEHGPLAGFPVIGVKGILTDGKYHPVDSNELAFKMAASLAFKEATPKAKPTILEPIHKIVVTIKDEYLGDVLGDVNKRRGRVLGMEPAEQGYQKVVAEVPEVEIVKYTIDLKAMTQGSGTFTREFLRYEEVPGNLIPKIVEEHKKQQA; this is encoded by the coding sequence ATGAAAGAATATCTTGCTTCAAGCATCAAGAACGTCATCATCCTGGGACATCTCGGATCCGGAAAGACGTCTTTGGCGGAGTCGCTCATCTACACCGCCGGAGGCGTCGAAAAGAAGGGCGAGGTCGAGAAGAAGAACACCGTCTCCGACTATACCCCGGAAGAGCAGGCGCGCCTCACCTCGCTCTCGACGGCCGTCGTTCCCGTCGAATTCAAGAACACCAAGATCAACTTTCTCGATTGCCCCGGCGCCGACGAGTTCATCGGCGACATCGGGCATGCGATGCGCGTCGCCAACGGCGCAGTGCTCGTCCTCGACGCGACCAAGGGCGTCGAAGTCGGCGCGGAGAAGATGTGGATGGAGATCCGCAAACACAACCTGCCGGCGATCATCTATGTCAACAAGATGGACAAGGAAAACGTCAAGTTCGACGAGGTCCTCAGCCTGATCAAGTCCAAGCTCGGCAAGCAGGCCGTCCCCTTCTGCCTGCCGATCGGCAAGCAGAACGATTTCAACGGCTTCGCCGACATCGTCGAGCTGAAGGCCCGCATCTATGATGGCGCGGCCTGCATCGACGGCGACATCTATCCGGACAAGCTCGACAAGGTCAAGGCGCTCCGGCAAGAACTCGTCGAGACCGTCGCCGGCGCCGACGAAGCGCTCCTCGAGAAGTATTTCAACGGCGAAGAACTCACGATCGACGAGATCAAGCACGGACTCCGCCTCGCCGTGTCCTCCGGCGAAGCCGTTCCCGTCATGGTCGGTTCGGCCACCAAGAACATCGGCCCGCTCACGCTGCTGCACATGATCCGCGAATACTTCCCGGCCGTCTCCGAAAACGCTCCGTCCGAAGGCGTGAAGCCCGGAACCGAAGAGACCGTTTCACGCGCCATGAGCGACGACGAACCCTTCTCGGCCTACGTCTTCAAGACCCTGGTCGACCCGTTCGTCGGCGTCATCAACATCATCCAGATCAAGTCCGGAATGCTCCGAAAGGACCAGGAAGTCGTCGTCTCGCCCACGGGCGAGCTCGAGAAGGCCGGTCCCGTCTTCGCCCTCGTCGGCAAGACCCAGATTCCGCTCGAAGTCGTCCACGCCGGCGACATCTGCGCCGTCACGAAGATGAGCAAGGTCACCACCGACGCGACGATCTCGGACCGCAAGGCCCCGATCGGCTACCCGCGCACGGTGACGCCGAACCCGACGATGTACGTCGCGATCAAGCCGAAGAACAAAGCCGACGAGGACAAGCTCTCCAACGCCCTCGCCAAGATCGTCCTCGAGGACGGCACCTTCGAGATCCGACGCAACAAGGAGACCGCCCAGCTGCTCATCGGCGGCCAGGGGATCATCCACATCGGCTACATCATCGACAAGATGAGGAACGCCTACAAGGTCGACGTCGAGACCGAAGACCAGCAGGTCGTCTATCGCGAAACGATCAAGCAGACCGCGACCGCCGAAGGCCGCTACGTCAAGCAGTCGGGCGGATCGGGCTACTACGGCGTCGTCGTGATGCGCTTCGAGCCGCTGCCCGACAAGGACTACGAGTTCGCCGAGGAAGTCTTCGGCGGCGTCGTTCCGCGCAACTTCTTCCCGGCCGTCGACAAGGGTCTCCAGGAAACCCTCGAACACGGTCCGCTCGCCGGCTTCCCGGTGATCGGCGTCAAGGGCATTCTCACCGATGGCAAGTACCATCCGGTCGACTCGAACGAACTCGCCTTCAAGATGGCCGCCTCGCTCGCCTTCAAGGAAGCCACCCCCAAGGCCAAGCCGACGATCCTCGAACCGATCCACAAGATCGTCGTCACGATCAAGGATGAATACCTCGGCGACGTGCTCGGCGACGTGAACAAGCGCCGCGGCCGCGTCCTCGGGATGGAACCCGCCGAACAGGGCTACCAGAAGGTCGTCGCCGAAGTCCCCGAGGTCGAGATCGTCAAGTATACGATCGACCTCAAGGCCATGACCCAGGGATCCGGCACCTTCACCCGCGAGTTCCTACGCTACGAGGAAGTCCCGGGCAACCTGATCCCGAAGATCGTCGAAGAGCACAAGAAACAGCAAGCCTGA
- a CDS encoding ABC transporter ATP-binding protein — translation MKAMKKVWRYIARNRKLLVITFLAMLVVQALGLAAPLLVKEILDNQLIGIENSWYAVEGPTERSVLYDGTYYAQKPIGVDPVSIVIYQGGYYFVEADVPAGAKALDGDTLTVTTPEGGIFVFTAAKLSHDDVLAFYGPFVQPLVILIVLLLVRFILQIVFTYIQRITTSMINVNMVRDARKDAIASLQRMPMEYFETEPAGKIANRVISDVGGMMNLFSTIMNLLVNATLSIVFAYIGMFYLDARLALITFVVFPIVYAWLRFFVKRLNTIAVKVNEQASMITARLNEIINGISILQIFNFQSQTTKDFDELSLDFMNEKMKEQRLHLSIGWNMIRLVGALVTAAIVFYFGNGYLTISGFVVTAGIVYAYNDYLGRLIEPVGTLFREIGNLEHAIVKTDRIFRIIDGEQEDGSFEAIPRPRGRIDFDNVWFSYQEGHPVLKGIDLHVNPGEMVGLVGHTGSGKSSLMSLLLRFYDFKDCDMGSIRIDGEDITTHSKRSFRKHVGIVLQDPVLFKGTLADNVRFGVEGLTDEEVEATLVRIGGKKILDKLPEGVRTAVARGGGNFSVGEKQIISFARAVVHDPAILVMDEATANIDTETEEMIQQALETVAKGRTMIVIAHRLSTIKNADRIVVLENGVKVEEGRHRDLLAKNGVYANIYRSQIKTVADPQG, via the coding sequence ATGAAAGCGATGAAGAAGGTCTGGCGCTACATCGCCAGAAACAGAAAACTGCTCGTGATCACCTTTCTCGCGATGCTCGTCGTCCAGGCGCTCGGCCTGGCGGCACCGCTCCTCGTCAAGGAAATCCTCGACAACCAGCTCATCGGCATCGAGAACTCCTGGTACGCGGTCGAGGGACCGACCGAACGAAGCGTCCTCTACGACGGCACATACTATGCCCAGAAGCCGATCGGCGTCGATCCGGTCTCGATCGTCATCTATCAGGGCGGCTACTACTTCGTCGAGGCCGACGTTCCCGCCGGCGCAAAGGCGCTCGACGGCGACACGCTCACGGTCACCACGCCCGAAGGCGGGATCTTCGTCTTCACGGCGGCGAAACTCTCGCACGACGACGTGCTCGCCTTCTACGGGCCCTTCGTCCAACCCCTCGTCATCCTCATCGTGCTCCTGCTGGTTCGCTTCATCCTGCAGATCGTCTTCACCTACATCCAGCGCATCACCACGTCGATGATCAACGTGAACATGGTCCGCGACGCCCGCAAGGATGCGATCGCGAGCCTCCAGCGGATGCCGATGGAGTACTTCGAGACCGAGCCGGCCGGAAAGATCGCCAACCGCGTGATCTCCGACGTCGGCGGCATGATGAACCTGTTCTCGACGATCATGAACCTGCTCGTCAACGCCACCCTGTCGATCGTGTTCGCCTACATCGGCATGTTCTATCTCGACGCGCGGCTCGCCCTCATCACCTTCGTCGTCTTCCCGATCGTCTACGCCTGGCTCCGCTTCTTCGTGAAGCGCCTCAACACGATCGCCGTCAAGGTCAACGAGCAGGCGTCGATGATCACGGCGCGGCTGAACGAGATCATCAACGGCATCTCGATCCTCCAGATCTTCAACTTCCAGTCGCAGACGACGAAGGATTTCGACGAACTCTCGCTCGACTTCATGAACGAGAAGATGAAGGAACAGCGCCTCCACCTGTCGATCGGCTGGAACATGATCCGGCTTGTCGGCGCGCTCGTCACCGCCGCGATCGTCTTCTATTTCGGCAACGGCTATCTGACGATTTCCGGGTTCGTCGTCACGGCCGGCATCGTGTACGCCTACAACGATTACCTCGGCCGTCTGATCGAACCGGTCGGCACGCTCTTCCGCGAAATCGGCAATCTCGAGCACGCGATCGTCAAGACCGATCGCATCTTCCGGATCATCGACGGCGAACAGGAAGACGGATCGTTCGAAGCGATTCCGCGTCCGCGCGGCCGGATCGACTTCGACAACGTCTGGTTCTCCTATCAGGAGGGGCACCCCGTCCTGAAGGGCATCGACCTGCACGTGAATCCCGGCGAGATGGTCGGTCTCGTCGGCCATACCGGATCGGGCAAGTCGTCGCTGATGAGCCTCCTGCTCCGCTTCTACGACTTCAAGGACTGCGACATGGGTTCGATCAGGATCGACGGCGAGGACATCACCACGCATTCGAAACGGTCGTTCCGCAAGCACGTCGGCATCGTCCTCCAGGATCCGGTCCTCTTCAAGGGCACGCTCGCCGACAACGTCCGCTTCGGCGTCGAAGGGCTCACCGACGAAGAAGTCGAGGCGACCCTCGTCCGCATCGGCGGGAAGAAGATCCTCGACAAGCTTCCCGAAGGCGTCCGCACCGCGGTCGCCCGCGGCGGCGGCAACTTCTCCGTCGGCGAGAAGCAGATCATCTCGTTTGCCAGGGCGGTCGTCCACGACCCGGCGATCCTCGTCATGGACGAAGCGACCGCCAACATCGACACCGAGACCGAGGAGATGATCCAGCAGGCGCTCGAGACCGTCGCCAAGGGACGGACGATGATCGTCATCGCCCATCGTCTTTCCACGATCAAGAACGCCGATCGGATCGTCGTCCTGGAAAACGGCGTCAAGGTCGAGGAAGGCAGGCATCGCGACCTGCTCGCCAAGAACGGCGTGTACGCCAACATCTACCGCTCCCAGATCAAAACCGTGGCCGATCCGCAAGGATGA
- a CDS encoding ABC transporter ATP-binding protein, which translates to MKNIYAKLKWFIKEEWKTYLLMLFLLMSISFILLLPAKVLGLSIDAIVSGGLTASTLVWLVAALVALPVGRYLLSFAYNYIINKESQKLAFKLRRRYLDHLFEMDSKFYEAYPKGDLIARVTNDLDGITTAATSMLEGLIFNSSVIVLAIVMMGFTISWELTAVSVTIMPIALTILNVIRNRKRKYIKRHREIYAAFTDKILESVEGQKVIRAYVQEENDLKSQYEAIDRDIESWRYIVRYENWFNPLFEIVYGIAYFLAFSYGAWLVIDQKITVGQLVTFLSYVGTLYGPIVSIAGFFTQLNNAQVSVDRFDEIMRTVPEVKDEPASKPILTFGRIDFRNVTFKYPFDKSPVIKNIDITIEKGQTIGIVGPTGAGKSTLIRQLLREFNVTDGAITIDDVPIGEYRIHDVRALVGYVPQAHMLFKKGVDENIMIGNPRARLEDLDKAVKNADFEKDVMYLTEGLHTQVGEAGSTLSGGQKQRLSIARALIKDPEILILDDSLSAVDAKTEENIIERLKETRGGKTNIIISHRFSAIRDADLILVLEGGKITQRGKHEDLLRQGGWYKDQYIQQITMR; encoded by the coding sequence ATGAAGAACATCTACGCAAAACTCAAATGGTTCATCAAGGAAGAGTGGAAGACGTATCTTCTGATGCTCTTCCTTTTGATGTCGATCTCCTTCATCCTGCTTCTGCCGGCGAAGGTTCTCGGTCTTTCGATCGATGCGATCGTCTCGGGCGGGCTGACCGCCTCGACGCTCGTCTGGCTGGTCGCCGCGCTCGTCGCGCTCCCGGTCGGACGCTACCTGCTTTCGTTCGCCTACAACTACATCATCAACAAGGAATCCCAGAAACTCGCCTTCAAGTTGCGCCGCAGATACCTCGACCATCTTTTCGAGATGGATTCGAAGTTCTATGAAGCGTATCCGAAGGGCGATCTGATCGCACGCGTCACCAACGACCTGGACGGCATTACCACCGCCGCGACCTCGATGCTCGAAGGGTTGATCTTCAACTCCTCGGTGATCGTGCTCGCGATCGTGATGATGGGATTCACGATCAGTTGGGAACTGACCGCGGTTTCGGTCACGATCATGCCGATCGCGCTCACCATCCTGAACGTGATCCGCAACCGCAAGCGCAAGTACATCAAGAGACATCGCGAGATCTATGCGGCATTCACCGACAAGATCCTCGAATCGGTCGAAGGCCAGAAGGTCATCCGCGCCTACGTCCAGGAGGAGAACGACCTGAAGAGCCAGTACGAGGCGATCGACAGGGACATCGAATCCTGGCGCTACATCGTCCGCTACGAGAACTGGTTCAATCCGCTGTTCGAAATCGTCTACGGCATCGCCTATTTCCTCGCGTTCTCGTACGGTGCCTGGCTGGTGATCGACCAGAAGATCACCGTCGGCCAGCTCGTCACCTTCCTGTCCTACGTCGGGACGCTCTACGGACCGATCGTCTCGATCGCCGGTTTCTTCACCCAGCTCAACAACGCGCAGGTCTCGGTCGACCGTTTCGACGAGATCATGCGGACCGTGCCGGAGGTGAAGGACGAACCCGCGTCCAAACCGATCCTCACGTTCGGCCGGATCGATTTCAGGAACGTCACGTTCAAGTATCCCTTCGACAAGTCGCCGGTCATCAAGAACATCGACATCACGATCGAGAAGGGTCAGACGATCGGTATCGTCGGGCCGACCGGCGCCGGCAAGTCGACGCTGATCCGTCAGCTCCTGCGCGAATTCAACGTGACCGACGGCGCGATCACGATCGACGATGTCCCGATCGGCGAATATCGGATCCACGACGTCCGCGCCCTCGTCGGGTACGTCCCCCAGGCGCACATGCTCTTCAAGAAGGGCGTCGACGAGAACATCATGATCGGCAATCCCCGCGCTCGTCTCGAAGACCTCGACAAGGCGGTCAAGAACGCCGACTTCGAGAAGGACGTCATGTACCTCACCGAGGGTCTGCACACCCAGGTCGGCGAGGCCGGATCGACGCTTTCGGGCGGCCAGAAGCAGCGCCTTTCGATCGCCCGGGCGCTGATCAAGGATCCGGAAATCCTGATTCTGGACGACTCGCTTTCGGCGGTCGACGCGAAGACGGAGGAGAACATCATCGAACGCCTCAAGGAAACGCGCGGCGGGAAGACGAACATCATCATATCGCATCGCTTCAGCGCGATTCGCGATGCGGATCTCATCCTCGTCCTCGAGGGCGGGAAGATCACGCAGCGCGGCAAACACGAGGATCTGCTCAGGCAAGGCGGCTGGTACAAAGACCAGTACATCCAGCAGATCACGATGAGGTGA